From Draconibacterium halophilum, one genomic window encodes:
- the tsaA gene encoding tRNA (N6-threonylcarbamoyladenosine(37)-N6)-methyltransferase TrmO — MIELENVEMNIIGTISTPHKTIENIPIQSVGAEEFIGVIEIQPQLTAALENLDGFSNLILLYHLHLADGYKLKVKPFMDDKEHGVFATRSPKRPSPIGLSTVELIKIEGNKIWIKGADMIDGTPLIDIKPFFRQVDNRPNAISGWLDTKDDDLASKYRSDNRFA; from the coding sequence ATGATAGAATTAGAAAACGTGGAAATGAATATTATTGGTACAATTTCCACACCACATAAAACCATTGAAAACATTCCAATCCAGTCGGTTGGAGCAGAAGAATTTATTGGAGTAATTGAAATTCAACCGCAATTAACAGCTGCTTTAGAAAATCTTGACGGCTTTTCAAATTTAATATTGCTTTACCATCTTCATTTGGCAGACGGTTATAAATTAAAAGTAAAGCCATTTATGGACGACAAAGAGCATGGAGTTTTTGCTACCCGTTCGCCCAAACGCCCTTCGCCAATAGGCCTGTCAACCGTTGAGTTGATAAAAATAGAAGGAAACAAAATCTGGATTAAAGGTGCTGATATGATTGACGGAACTCCGCTGATTGACATCAAACCATTTTTCCGTCAGGTAGATAACCGACCTAATGCGATAAGTGGCTGGCTCGACACAAAAGACGATGATCTGGCAAGCAAATATCGTTCTGATAACCGGTTTGCCTAA
- a CDS encoding thiamine pyrophosphate-dependent dehydrogenase E1 component subunit alpha — protein MKIGRALDEKAPNYLKQAIGWSYHAPYAGHDGIQLAIGQNFEQKKDHLYMYYRDMLTALAGGMTSEEIILNGISKATDPSSGGRHMSNHLAKPEWNMHSVSSATGNHALHAVGTGRAIKYYEEKAVSISSQGESSVSEGYVYEAITGADKEELPVIFVIQDNGYGISVPKKDQTAQRKVANNFTGFKNLRIIHCNGKDVFDSMNAMAEAKRYAIEESKPVMLQANCVRMGSHSNSDDHLLYRSDSERNYVVDYDPLAKFRRLLVRYERFTEEELETIDAEVKAEIKASHKAAMAAPDPDPESIFDHVFSDPYVSEKYPEGLHKEEGKKTKFITALNETLKAEFRHNPDTFIWGRIWPTKTRAVFLMYRKVCRQSLATNGFLMPQLPKILFWEQQTECRATTSEFA, from the coding sequence ATGAAAATTGGCCGTGCACTCGACGAAAAAGCACCCAATTATCTGAAACAGGCCATTGGCTGGTCGTACCATGCCCCTTATGCCGGTCATGATGGAATTCAACTGGCTATCGGACAGAATTTTGAGCAAAAGAAAGACCATTTATATATGTATTATCGCGATATGCTGACTGCTCTTGCGGGTGGAATGACATCAGAAGAGATAATATTAAACGGTATTTCGAAGGCAACCGACCCATCAAGTGGTGGTCGTCACATGTCGAATCACTTGGCAAAACCCGAGTGGAATATGCACAGCGTTTCGTCGGCAACAGGAAACCATGCCCTACATGCCGTAGGTACGGGCCGCGCTATTAAATATTACGAAGAAAAAGCGGTTTCTATTAGCAGCCAGGGAGAATCGTCGGTAAGTGAAGGTTATGTTTACGAAGCTATTACCGGAGCTGATAAAGAAGAATTACCTGTAATTTTTGTTATTCAGGATAATGGATATGGTATTTCGGTACCTAAAAAAGACCAAACGGCACAGCGAAAAGTAGCCAATAACTTCACCGGATTTAAAAACCTGCGAATTATTCACTGTAATGGTAAAGATGTTTTCGATTCAATGAACGCCATGGCAGAAGCCAAACGCTATGCCATTGAAGAAAGCAAACCCGTAATGTTGCAGGCCAATTGTGTGCGAATGGGATCGCATTCAAATTCTGATGATCATTTGCTTTATCGTTCAGATTCAGAACGGAATTATGTAGTTGATTACGATCCGCTTGCAAAGTTCAGAAGATTATTAGTGCGTTACGAGCGTTTCACTGAAGAAGAATTGGAAACTATTGATGCTGAAGTAAAAGCTGAAATTAAGGCATCTCACAAAGCAGCAATGGCTGCTCCCGATCCCGATCCGGAATCAATTTTTGATCATGTATTTTCTGATCCGTATGTTTCAGAGAAATACCCGGAAGGATTGCATAAAGAAGAAGGGAAGAAAACAAAATTTATTACAGCACTTAATGAGACTTTAAAAGCAGAATTTCGTCATAACCCGGATACGTTTATCTGGGGCAGGATATGGCCAACAAAGACAAGGGCGGTATTTTTAATGTATCGAAAGGTATGCAGGCAGAGTTTGGCGACAAACGGGTTTTTAATGCCCCAATTGCCGAAGATTTTATTTTGGGAACAGCAAACGGAATGTCGCGCTACCACGAGCGAATTCGCGTAG
- a CDS encoding porin family protein, whose protein sequence is MKQKINYSRKKLFALFLVGVLTVGISFVSKAQMSYGVKFGTGVACQSDLLELANNCDVRFSPSIGFIGKYQITEGFALKSGLEYQQKGRSFTEENIDVSNKLQYLTLPVKAEFSAGEKAGFKKGQRLYFAVGPYLSYMLDAKGKLDDIEFDMNNDTKDFDAGLGLELGMEFPVFNQKALQVGLNYNMGFVEVYKSEPDLHNKMASISLGLLF, encoded by the coding sequence ATGAAACAGAAAATTAATTATTCAAGAAAAAAACTCTTTGCTCTATTCCTGGTTGGAGTATTAACAGTGGGTATATCATTTGTATCAAAAGCCCAAATGAGTTATGGCGTTAAATTTGGTACAGGTGTTGCCTGTCAGTCTGACTTACTGGAACTTGCCAATAATTGCGATGTACGTTTTAGCCCATCGATAGGTTTTATTGGAAAGTATCAAATTACCGAAGGTTTTGCTCTGAAAAGTGGATTGGAATATCAACAAAAAGGACGAAGTTTTACTGAAGAGAATATTGACGTATCCAATAAACTTCAATATTTAACACTGCCTGTAAAAGCTGAATTTTCGGCGGGAGAAAAAGCCGGGTTTAAAAAGGGACAACGATTGTACTTTGCTGTTGGTCCGTACCTGAGCTACATGCTTGATGCCAAAGGAAAGCTGGATGATATTGAATTCGATATGAACAACGACACCAAAGATTTTGATGCTGGTTTAGGGCTGGAGTTGGGAATGGAATTTCCGGTATTTAATCAGAAAGCACTACAAGTAGGTTTAAACTACAATATGGGTTTTGTTGAAGTGTATAAATCAGAACCTGATTTACACAATAAAATGGCCTCAATAAGCCTGGGATTACTGTTTTAA
- a CDS encoding alpha-ketoacid dehydrogenase subunit beta, protein MEPKTLYQDPKAATAVPDDFEVPFGKARVRREGSDLTIITYGNTTHLSLDAANKLAEEGVANIEVIDLRSLVPLDEETILNSIKKTNKVLVVHEDKVFGGFGGELSAIINEKAFEYLDAPIKRIGSPFTPVGFNRILEKAILPNTERIHAAAKELIEY, encoded by the coding sequence ATGGAGCCTAAAACACTTTACCAGGATCCAAAAGCAGCAACTGCTGTTCCTGACGATTTTGAAGTACCGTTTGGAAAAGCACGAGTTCGCAGAGAAGGTAGTGATCTTACCATTATTACCTATGGAAACACAACGCATTTAAGTCTTGATGCTGCCAATAAACTGGCAGAAGAAGGTGTGGCAAATATTGAAGTTATCGATCTGCGTTCACTGGTTCCGTTGGATGAAGAAACCATTCTGAATTCAATAAAGAAAACCAATAAAGTTTTGGTTGTGCATGAAGACAAAGTATTTGGTGGCTTTGGTGGCGAGTTAAGCGCGATCATCAACGAAAAAGCATTTGAATACCTTGATGCGCCTATTAAACGTATAGGTTCGCCATTTACGCCGGTTGGGTTCAATCGTATTCTTGAAAAGGCGATTTTGCCAAATACAGAGCGTATTCATGCAGCCGCAAAAGAATTAATTGAATACTAA
- a CDS encoding flavodoxin has translation MSKTAIIYSYNTQKSKKVAEKVIAAFGEKEIEAVNAEELNKEVLDKYNNFILSAPTWFDGELPNYWDEFVPDLEEMDLSKKKFAIFGLGDQKGYAENFCDAIGLLAEILEECGATIVGHTSTEGYTYESSRAQRGDSFVGLAIDQENQARQTKKRVESWVEQLKKEFK, from the coding sequence ATGAGTAAAACCGCAATTATATACAGTTACAATACTCAGAAATCGAAAAAAGTGGCAGAGAAAGTTATTGCTGCTTTTGGAGAGAAAGAGATTGAGGCAGTTAATGCTGAAGAGCTTAATAAAGAGGTGTTGGATAAGTATAACAATTTTATTCTCAGCGCACCAACCTGGTTCGATGGAGAATTGCCGAATTACTGGGATGAATTTGTTCCTGATCTGGAAGAAATGGACCTCTCAAAGAAGAAGTTTGCCATTTTCGGATTAGGCGATCAAAAAGGATACGCCGAGAATTTCTGCGATGCAATAGGCTTATTAGCCGAAATACTTGAAGAGTGTGGAGCTACAATAGTAGGGCATACTTCAACAGAAGGTTATACCTACGAATCGTCGCGGGCACAACGAGGAGATAGTTTTGTTGGTTTGGCAATTGACCAGGAAAATCAGGCCCGCCAAACTAAGAAACGTGTTGAAAGCTGGGTAGAACAACTCAAAAAAGAGTTTAAATAA
- a CDS encoding TetR/AcrR family transcriptional regulator, with the protein MNSKQQIIVAAGIIFERYGFKKTTMDDIAYAAGKGKSSLYYYFKNKEEVFEAVVAHEAEQLVAEINTAINASHTSVDKLRSYVNVRMKRFVERGNLATALNDNFLATFSFIEKIRNNYSDFEIDMIAGIINEGIDRKEFKPVDANFTGEAILTCMIGFEIPLLTQSKTIEESVNKINNVIDIFFYGICM; encoded by the coding sequence ATGAATTCAAAACAACAAATAATTGTAGCAGCAGGTATTATTTTTGAACGTTATGGGTTTAAAAAGACAACCATGGACGACATTGCCTATGCTGCCGGTAAAGGTAAAAGTTCGCTTTATTATTACTTCAAAAATAAAGAGGAGGTTTTTGAGGCAGTTGTTGCACATGAAGCAGAGCAGTTGGTAGCAGAGATAAACACTGCAATAAATGCTTCACATACTTCCGTTGATAAGCTCAGGAGCTATGTAAACGTGCGAATGAAACGATTTGTAGAAAGAGGGAACCTGGCAACTGCGTTAAACGACAATTTCCTGGCAACGTTTTCATTTATTGAAAAAATCCGGAATAATTACAGCGATTTTGAAATAGATATGATTGCCGGAATTATTAATGAAGGTATCGATAGAAAGGAATTCAAACCTGTTGACGCGAACTTTACGGGTGAAGCAATTCTTACCTGCATGATCGGGTTTGAGATTCCCTTATTAACCCAATCTAAAACCATTGAAGAATCGGTCAATAAGATCAATAACGTAATTGATATCTTCTTTTACGGAATATGTATGTAA
- a CDS encoding dihydrolipoamide acetyltransferase family protein, with amino-acid sequence MASFNIVMPKLGESIQEGTITKWFVKEGDTIEEDDMLFEVATDKVDSEIPSPVDGVITKINYEEDSLVAVGEVLAVVSLDGEVDEPEAEETESKEEAAKADEAPAKAETADTSVDDSRKLSNRFYSPLVKTIAKEENVSFDELESIEGSGVGGRVQKKDILAYLENRGSSGAKKESKPASPAAPAVEKKAAPLVSVGAGDTVVEMDRIRKLIADHMVMSKQVSPHVTSVVEADVTELVLWRNKNKEAFQKRHGDKITFMPIFTEAVAAALAEFPMVNSSVDGDKIILKKDVNVGIAVAKPDGNLIVPVIRNAEQRNLVGLTKELNRLADAARNNKLDPADIQGGTFTITNFGSFGNIIGTPIINQPQVAILATGIIEKKPAVLETPSGDVIAIRHKMYLSLSYDHRIVDGALGGAFLRRIADHLEQFDINRAI; translated from the coding sequence ATGGCAAGTTTTAATATCGTAATGCCTAAACTGGGCGAAAGTATCCAGGAAGGCACCATTACTAAATGGTTCGTAAAAGAGGGAGATACTATTGAAGAGGACGATATGCTCTTCGAAGTAGCTACCGACAAGGTAGATTCAGAGATCCCGTCGCCTGTAGATGGCGTAATCACTAAAATTAATTATGAGGAAGATAGCCTGGTTGCAGTAGGCGAGGTATTGGCAGTTGTAAGTCTTGATGGTGAGGTTGATGAACCCGAAGCAGAGGAGACTGAAAGCAAAGAAGAAGCTGCCAAAGCCGACGAAGCACCTGCAAAAGCAGAAACAGCCGATACTTCGGTTGATGACAGCAGAAAGCTTTCAAACCGTTTCTATTCTCCGTTGGTAAAAACCATTGCCAAGGAAGAGAATGTTTCGTTTGATGAGTTGGAAAGCATTGAAGGATCGGGCGTTGGTGGCCGTGTTCAAAAGAAAGATATTCTGGCATACCTGGAAAACAGAGGTAGTTCTGGTGCTAAAAAGGAGAGTAAACCAGCTTCGCCAGCAGCTCCGGCGGTTGAGAAGAAAGCTGCACCTCTGGTCTCAGTTGGAGCGGGCGATACCGTTGTTGAAATGGATCGAATAAGAAAACTGATTGCTGACCACATGGTGATGTCGAAACAGGTTTCACCACACGTAACTTCAGTTGTAGAGGCCGATGTTACCGAGCTTGTTTTATGGAGAAATAAAAACAAAGAAGCTTTTCAGAAAAGACATGGCGATAAAATTACGTTTATGCCAATATTTACTGAGGCAGTTGCTGCTGCTTTGGCCGAATTCCCAATGGTTAATTCATCGGTTGATGGCGATAAAATCATCCTGAAAAAAGATGTAAACGTTGGAATTGCTGTGGCCAAGCCCGATGGAAACTTAATCGTTCCCGTTATTAGAAATGCTGAACAGCGCAACCTGGTTGGTTTAACAAAAGAACTGAACCGATTGGCTGATGCAGCGCGTAATAATAAACTCGATCCGGCCGACATTCAGGGGGGAACATTTACCATTACCAATTTCGGATCGTTTGGAAATATAATCGGAACACCAATTATCAACCAACCACAAGTTGCAATTCTGGCAACCGGAATTATTGAGAAGAAACCAGCTGTTTTGGAGACACCAAGCGGCGATGTAATTGCAATCCGTCACAAAATGTACCTGTCGTTATCATACGATCACCGTATTGTTGATGGTGCACTGGGAGGAGCTTTCCTGCGTCGCATTGCTGATCATCTGGAACAATTTGATATAAACCGCGCAATATAA
- a CDS encoding DUF2490 domain-containing protein, whose amino-acid sequence MLKWYLLLLLFVSINSYAQERQFVLWNQNRVAIEPWEKINIEVSEKVHYSPKCSTLDVKYGDIFIGHQVLNWMQYGAGFRISYTNLQVGDWLQENRTMFFVNLGKEHNKFEFDFYNRFEYRIYKVLNNYFRYRQSFRMKFPALTNWGMQFYLQEESFLKLNGEGTHLARLYSGLTVFEMKHVEIKIYYALQKQEVLNNWLTADILGLNLSFEI is encoded by the coding sequence ATGTTAAAATGGTATTTATTATTATTGCTTTTTGTAAGCATTAACAGTTATGCACAAGAGCGCCAGTTTGTTCTTTGGAACCAAAATAGGGTTGCAATAGAACCCTGGGAAAAAATAAATATAGAAGTTTCTGAAAAAGTCCACTATTCCCCTAAATGTTCAACACTTGACGTAAAATACGGTGATATTTTTATTGGGCACCAGGTTTTAAATTGGATGCAATATGGCGCAGGTTTTCGTATAAGCTATACTAATCTGCAAGTTGGCGATTGGTTACAGGAAAATCGTACCATGTTTTTTGTGAATTTAGGCAAGGAGCATAACAAATTTGAGTTTGATTTTTATAACCGTTTCGAATACCGGATTTACAAAGTACTTAACAACTACTTCAGGTACAGGCAGTCGTTTCGCATGAAATTTCCGGCACTTACCAATTGGGGAATGCAATTTTATTTACAGGAAGAATCGTTTTTAAAACTAAATGGCGAAGGAACACATTTGGCTCGTCTTTATTCGGGATTGACAGTTTTTGAAATGAAGCATGTTGAAATTAAGATATACTATGCCTTACAAAAACAAGAAGTGCTGAATAATTGGTTAACGGCTGATATTCTTGGATTAAATTTAAGTTTTGAGATTTAA
- the yidC gene encoding membrane protein insertase YidC, translating into MDKKSIIGIVLIFVILVVFSLVNQPSKEEVEAAKQRRDSIAQVEAKQALELQKMQEQQELQNTAIKADTAVQNQMMQEKAEELGVFGAAAVGTEEFTTMENNQVKITFSNKGGRIYSVELKDYQKFDSLPLILFDGDETLFGLNFFAQNRSITTDNLFFEKVGGARDIVINGPKVPTGDEGKQKFNAENPGGKESVTFRLEVAPGDFIEYVYTLSYNSFMVDFDVNMKGMDSYISRNQSYLNFSWAFDVPRQEHYSRFGEDRYTYMTYKFFEDEVDNLNKNKSDEEDLSTSVKWIGFKQLFFNSTIIGDQAFPNAQVQQEKYDYENNQNFLGRFRADIAVPFNGTQNEEIGMQFYFGPNHYQTLKQYDLDMERQIDLGYAIVRPVNKYVIIPIFNWLRRFIDNFGIIILLLTLMIKVALFPFTYKSYMSQAKMRALKPEVDEINAKFEGKDKAMEKQQATMALYRKAGVNPMGGCLPMVLQMPILFAMFFFFPTSIELRGESFLWANDLSTYDSIVSWDFTIPLIGNFMGNHLSLFTILMTITTIISTKLSQSATTSQGMPGMKTMMYMMPVMFFFLLNSYPAGLSYYYFLANLITIGQTYLIRSFVDDDKIRAQLQANKKKPAKKQSSFQKRLEDMAKQRGVQTPKKR; encoded by the coding sequence ATGGATAAGAAGTCGATTATTGGAATCGTTTTGATCTTTGTGATCCTGGTTGTTTTTTCACTGGTTAACCAGCCATCGAAAGAAGAAGTTGAAGCAGCAAAGCAACGACGCGATTCCATAGCACAAGTTGAAGCTAAACAAGCACTTGAACTGCAGAAAATGCAGGAACAGCAAGAATTGCAAAACACGGCCATTAAAGCCGATACTGCCGTTCAGAACCAAATGATGCAGGAAAAAGCCGAGGAACTTGGAGTTTTTGGTGCCGCCGCTGTTGGTACTGAAGAGTTTACAACCATGGAAAATAACCAGGTAAAAATTACCTTTTCAAATAAAGGAGGTCGGATTTACTCGGTTGAGTTGAAGGATTACCAAAAATTCGATTCGTTGCCATTGATTCTTTTTGATGGTGATGAAACGCTGTTTGGTCTGAATTTCTTTGCACAGAACAGAAGTATTACCACTGATAATTTGTTCTTTGAAAAGGTGGGTGGAGCCAGAGATATTGTCATTAACGGGCCGAAAGTACCCACGGGTGATGAAGGAAAACAAAAGTTTAATGCCGAAAATCCGGGAGGAAAAGAATCGGTAACTTTTCGTTTAGAAGTAGCACCGGGGGATTTCATAGAGTACGTTTATACCCTGTCTTACAACTCGTTTATGGTTGATTTTGATGTGAATATGAAGGGCATGGACAGCTATATTTCTCGAAATCAGTCGTACCTTAACTTTAGTTGGGCTTTTGATGTGCCACGTCAGGAACACTATTCGCGATTTGGTGAAGACCGCTATACTTACATGACTTATAAGTTTTTTGAAGACGAGGTAGATAACCTGAATAAAAACAAATCGGACGAAGAGGATCTTTCAACAAGCGTTAAATGGATCGGTTTTAAGCAGTTGTTTTTTAATTCAACCATAATTGGCGACCAAGCATTTCCAAATGCTCAAGTACAGCAAGAAAAGTACGATTACGAAAACAATCAAAATTTTCTTGGAAGATTCAGGGCTGATATTGCTGTTCCTTTTAACGGAACCCAGAACGAAGAAATTGGCATGCAGTTTTATTTTGGACCTAACCACTATCAAACCTTAAAGCAGTATGACCTTGATATGGAGCGCCAAATTGATTTGGGGTATGCCATTGTTCGTCCGGTTAACAAATACGTTATTATTCCGATATTTAACTGGTTGCGCCGTTTTATCGATAATTTTGGTATTATCATCTTGCTTCTAACTTTGATGATTAAAGTAGCATTGTTTCCCTTTACCTACAAATCATACATGTCGCAGGCAAAAATGCGTGCTCTAAAACCTGAAGTGGATGAGATTAATGCCAAATTTGAGGGAAAGGACAAAGCCATGGAAAAGCAACAGGCAACAATGGCACTTTATCGAAAAGCCGGCGTTAACCCAATGGGAGGTTGTTTACCAATGGTATTACAGATGCCAATTTTGTTTGCCATGTTCTTCTTTTTCCCTACATCAATTGAGCTAAGGGGTGAAAGTTTTTTGTGGGCAAATGACTTATCGACCTATGATTCTATTGTTAGCTGGGATTTTACCATTCCGCTGATTGGAAACTTTATGGGCAACCATCTTAGTTTATTTACGATTTTAATGACAATTACAACCATCATTTCTACGAAGTTAAGCCAATCGGCTACTACAAGCCAGGGAATGCCTGGAATGAAAACAATGATGTATATGATGCCGGTAATGTTCTTTTTCCTGCTAAATAGTTACCCGGCAGGATTGAGTTATTATTATTTCCTTGCTAACCTTATTACTATTGGTCAGACCTACCTGATTCGCTCGTTTGTTGACGATGATAAGATTAGGGCACAACTGCAAGCCAATAAAAAGAAACCGGCTAAAAAGCAGTCCAGTTTCCAGAAGCGTTTGGAAGATATGGCGAAACAACGCGGAGTTCAAACTCCAAAGAAAAGATAA
- a CDS encoding GIY-YIG nuclease family protein codes for MKHYVYILQSLKDGKYYIGYTTDVDKRICYHNSGKQRSTKSRIPFRIIYTEEFATRQLALKREKKIKSYKGGNAFKRLISG; via the coding sequence ATGAAACACTACGTCTATATATTACAAAGTTTAAAAGATGGGAAGTATTATATCGGTTATACTACCGACGTTGATAAAAGAATTTGTTACCATAATTCCGGCAAACAACGTTCCACAAAGTCAAGAATTCCTTTTCGCATAATTTATACAGAAGAATTCGCGACTAGACAACTAGCTTTGAAGAGAGAAAAAAAGATAAAATCATACAAAGGTGGCAATGCATTTAAGAGATTGATTAGTGGGTGA
- a CDS encoding CTP synthase encodes MPETRYIFVTGGVTSSLGKGILASSLAKLLQSRGYNVTIQKLDPYINVDPGTLNPYEHGECFVTEDGAETDLDLGHYERFLNTATSQANNVTTGRIYQSVIDKERRGDYLGKTVQIIPHITDEIKRRIKILGSKGKYDIVITEIGGTVGDIESLPYIEAVRQLKWELGNRAMVIHLTLVPYLSATGELKTKPTQHSVKMLLETGVQPDILVLRTEHDIELSVRKKVALFCNVGLESVIQSINVPTIYDVPLKMLEEKLDITVLKKLDLTINEEIDLSAWNNFLARHKNPTQTVEIGLVGKYVELHDAYKSIAESLVHAGAENRCKVKINWIHSEELKDDTIHEQLKGLNGIIVAPGFGHRGMKGKVLAAKYARENNITFLGICLGMQVAVIEYARNVMNLENADSSEMNPKTPHPVIDLMEQQKGITNYGGTMRLGAYECRIIDENSKVSQAYNKLTVHERHRHRYEFNEMYRQQYIDAGMVPTGINPDTDLVEIVEIPEHKWFVGVQFHPEYRSTVLNPIRCLLILLRTHYLNRRKWIRSRLLESF; translated from the coding sequence GTGCCTGAAACTAGATACATATTTGTTACCGGTGGAGTTACTTCGTCGTTGGGAAAAGGTATTTTAGCCTCGTCGCTAGCCAAGCTGCTACAATCTCGTGGTTACAATGTTACCATTCAAAAACTGGATCCGTATATTAATGTCGATCCCGGAACGCTGAACCCATATGAACACGGCGAGTGCTTTGTTACCGAAGACGGAGCCGAAACCGACCTCGATCTGGGACATTACGAGCGTTTTCTGAATACTGCAACATCGCAGGCAAACAACGTAACAACCGGAAGAATATACCAGTCGGTTATTGATAAAGAACGCCGTGGGGATTACCTTGGAAAAACTGTTCAAATTATTCCGCATATTACCGACGAAATTAAACGAAGAATTAAAATTCTCGGTTCAAAAGGTAAATACGATATTGTTATCACCGAGATTGGCGGTACAGTAGGCGATATTGAATCGTTACCTTATATTGAAGCTGTTCGTCAGTTAAAATGGGAATTGGGAAACCGGGCGATGGTTATTCACTTAACGCTTGTTCCTTACCTGTCGGCAACGGGCGAATTAAAAACAAAACCAACACAGCACTCGGTTAAAATGTTACTTGAAACAGGTGTTCAACCCGATATTTTGGTGCTGCGTACTGAGCACGATATTGAATTGTCGGTTCGCAAAAAGGTGGCACTGTTCTGCAATGTTGGGTTAGAGTCTGTAATTCAGTCGATTAATGTGCCAACAATTTACGATGTTCCGTTAAAAATGTTGGAAGAAAAGCTTGATATCACGGTGCTGAAAAAGCTTGATTTAACCATTAATGAAGAAATTGATCTTTCGGCCTGGAATAATTTCCTTGCACGCCATAAAAATCCAACGCAGACTGTTGAAATTGGTTTGGTTGGAAAATATGTCGAATTACACGACGCTTACAAATCAATTGCTGAATCGCTGGTTCATGCAGGAGCTGAGAACCGGTGTAAGGTTAAAATAAACTGGATCCACTCAGAAGAGCTGAAAGATGATACTATACATGAGCAATTGAAAGGATTGAACGGAATAATTGTTGCTCCCGGATTCGGTCATCGTGGCATGAAAGGCAAAGTTCTTGCTGCAAAATATGCCCGCGAAAATAACATTACCTTCCTTGGAATTTGCCTGGGAATGCAGGTAGCAGTAATTGAATATGCTCGTAATGTGATGAACCTGGAAAATGCAGATTCGTCGGAAATGAACCCAAAAACACCACATCCGGTTATCGACCTGATGGAACAACAAAAAGGGATTACCAATTACGGTGGAACAATGCGTTTGGGAGCCTACGAGTGTCGCATAATTGATGAGAATTCGAAGGTAAGTCAGGCTTACAACAAATTAACCGTTCACGAAAGACACCGTCATCGTTACGAATTTAACGAAATGTATCGTCAACAATATATTGATGCAGGAATGGTACCAACCGGAATTAATCCGGATACTGACCTGGTTGAAATCGTTGAAATACCTGAACACAAATGGTTCGTGGGTGTTCAATTTCATCCTGAATACAGAAGTACAGTATTAAATCCCATCCGCTGTTTATTGATTTTATTAAGAACTCATTACCTGAATAGAAGAAAATGGATAAGAAGTCGATTATTGGAATCGTTTTGA